A window from Peromyscus eremicus chromosome 5, PerEre_H2_v1, whole genome shotgun sequence encodes these proteins:
- the Zp4 gene encoding zona pellucida sperm-binding protein 4 has translation MWASERERMARQTLSSTLWLLPGILLCFPFCPPLSGQHVTEMPGVLHCGLQNFQFTMNLSLEAQSPELTAWDSQGLPHRLKNDSDCGTWVMDSPGGPLVLEATYNGCYVTLRGSYYVMVVGVQGVDAAGHMAGPMKRLLKCPLDLPAPDTLNTEVCKSVPVKERLPCAPSPISQGDCDELGCCYSSEEEEAGSCYYGNTVTSQCTRGGRFSIAVSRNVTSPPLRLDSLHLVFRSDSGCDPVMATPTFVLFHFPFTSCGTTRQITGDQVVYENELVATQDVRAWDNGSITRDSIFRLQVSCSYSILSNTSPINMQVLSLPPPLPKMQPGPLSLELQIAKDKTYGSYYGANDYPLVKLLQDPIYVEVSILHRTDPSLGLLLEQCWATPGPKPFQQPQWPILVKGCPYAGDNYQTKRIAVQKASRPFPSHHQRFSISTFSFTSAVREKQAFGGQVYLHCSALVCQPAGTPSCMVICPASRRRRKTELRFENNTASISSKGPVILLQSTKDPADMLHRYSSTSVDSPALWIVGLSAVTIIIGVLLIFYLAIRKLR, from the exons ATGTGGGCTagtgaaagagaaagaatggCTAGGCAGACTCTAAGTAGCACTCTGTGGCTTCTGCCTGGCATCTTACTGTGTTTCCCGTTCTGTCCTCCTTTGAGTGGGCAGCATGTGACCGAGATGCCAGGTGTGCTCCACTGTGGGCTACAGAACTTCCAGTTTACCATGAACCTCAGCCTGGAGGCACAGAGTCCTGAGTTAACAGCTTGGG ATAGCCAAGGGCTGCCACACAGGCTAAAGAATGACTCTGACTGTGGTACGTGGGTGATGGACAGTCCTGGTGGCCCCCTGGTGTTGGAAGCTACGTACAATGGCTGCTATGTCACTCTGAGG GGCTCCTACTATGTCATGGTAGTTGGAGTGCAAGGGGTGGATGCAGCTGGCCATATGGCAGGGCCAATGAAGAGACTGCTTAAGTGCCCTTTAGATCTTCCAG CCCCAGATACTCTGAACACTGAAGTGTGCAAGTCTGTGCCAGTAAAGGAAAGGCTGCCCTGTGCTCCCTCACCCATCTCtcaaggagactgtgatgagctGGGCTGCTGCTACAGCTCTGAAGAGGAAGAGGCGGGCTCCTGTTACTACGGAAACACAG TGACCTCCCAGTGCACCAGAGGGGGCCGCTTCTCCATTGCTGTGTCCAGGAATGTGACCTCGCCACCCCTGCGCTTGGATTCACTACACTTGGTCTTCAGGAGTGACAGTGGATGTGATCCTGTGATGGCAACGCCCACCTTTGTCCTATTCCACTTTCCATTTACTTCCTGTGGGACCACAAGGCAG ATCACTGGAGACCAGGTCGTGTATGAAAATGAGTTAGTGGCGACTCAGGATGTGAGAGCCTGGGACAATGGCTCTATTACCCGAGACAGCATCTTCAG GCTCCAAGTCAGCTGTAGCTACTCCATTCTCAGCAACACATCCCCAATTAATATGCAAGTGCTGAGTCTCCCACCACCTCTTCCTAAGATGCAGCCTGGGCCTCTCAGTCTGGAGCTTCAGATTGCCAAGG ATAAAACCTATGGCTCTTACTATGGAGCTAATGACTACCCACTGGTGAAATTACTCCAGGATCCTATCTATGTTGAAGTCTCCATCCTTCACAGAACAGATCCCTCTTTGGGGCTACTGCTAGAGCAGTGTTGGGCCACACCTGGCCCTAAGCCTTTTCAACAACCACAGTGGCCAATCCTGGTGAAGGG ATGCCCATATGCTGGAGACAACTATCAGACCAAAAGGATCGCTGTCCAGAAAGCATCAAGGCCCTTTCCTTCTCATCACCAACGCTTCAGCATCTCCACCTTCAGCTTCACCAGTGCTGTAAGGGAGAAGCAGGCTTTTGGTGGACAG GTATACCTGCACTGCAGTGCATTGGTCTGCCAGCCTGCTGGGACCCCATCCTGCATGGTAATCTGTCCTGCTTCAAGGA gaagaagaaaaactgagCTTCGTTTTGAAAACAACACTGCCAGCATCTCTAGCAAGGGCCCTGTGATCCTTCTCCAATCCACTAAGGACCCTGCAGACATGCTTCATAGATACTCAA GCACCTCTGTGGATTCCCCTGCTCTGTGGATAGTAGGGCTTTCTGCAGTAACAATCATCATTGGAGTCTTGTTAATATTCTACTTGGCCATCAGAAAACTGAGATGA